A window of Polaribacter litorisediminis contains these coding sequences:
- a CDS encoding arylsulfatase, producing MKKKHYLFGSLLLAVFLLTSCNKKTKNNIVKTKPNIIYILADDLGYGDLSSYGQTKFTTPNIDKLAKEGLLFTQHYAGSTVCAPSRSALMTGLHTGHTPIRGNKRLELPKESLTIAEVLKENGYKTGAFGKWGLGSANQEGSPMRQGFDAFYGYLDQRLAHHYYPNHLWENDQKIILEENQGLEKGQYAPNLIHKKALTFIENHKSEPFFLYYPSIIPHAELFAPVAYLNRFKGKFNPEKSYKGVDDGDLYKEGRYGSQENSHAAFVAMITLLDDQVGELVQKVKDLGLEENTIFIFTSDNGPHKEAGADPNYFDSNGILKGVKRDLFEGGIRVPMIAKWKGKIKEGTTTDHISAFWDVFSTFSEITENKKPIQVDGISFLPTLLGENLKQEKHDYLYWEFHELQGRQAIRKDNWKLVKYNVKTKEKFFLYDLKSDPSESNNLADKQPEKLKELKEILENTRTASENFKF from the coding sequence ATGAAAAAAAAACACTATTTATTTGGAAGTCTATTATTAGCAGTTTTTCTGCTAACATCCTGCAATAAAAAAACGAAAAATAATATAGTTAAAACAAAGCCAAACATCATTTATATTTTAGCAGATGATTTAGGCTATGGAGATTTAAGTTCTTACGGACAAACAAAATTTACGACGCCAAACATTGATAAGTTGGCAAAAGAAGGACTTTTATTTACACAACATTATGCAGGATCAACAGTTTGTGCGCCTTCAAGATCTGCTTTAATGACGGGTCTTCATACAGGACACACTCCAATTCGTGGAAATAAAAGATTAGAATTACCCAAAGAAAGTTTAACCATCGCAGAAGTGTTAAAAGAAAATGGCTACAAAACAGGTGCTTTTGGCAAATGGGGTTTAGGTTCTGCCAATCAAGAAGGTTCTCCTATGCGACAAGGTTTTGATGCTTTTTATGGCTATTTAGATCAAAGATTAGCACATCATTATTATCCAAATCATCTTTGGGAAAATGATCAAAAAATAATTTTAGAAGAAAATCAAGGGTTAGAAAAAGGGCAATATGCACCCAATTTAATTCATAAAAAAGCCCTAACTTTTATAGAGAATCATAAAAGTGAACCTTTCTTTTTGTATTATCCATCTATAATTCCGCATGCAGAATTATTTGCGCCAGTCGCATATTTAAATCGTTTTAAAGGGAAATTTAATCCAGAAAAATCTTATAAAGGAGTTGATGATGGCGATTTATATAAAGAAGGAAGATATGGTTCTCAAGAAAATTCACATGCGGCTTTTGTAGCGATGATTACTTTGTTGGATGACCAAGTGGGTGAACTTGTACAAAAAGTAAAAGATCTTGGTCTGGAGGAAAATACCATTTTCATTTTCACTTCAGACAATGGTCCGCATAAAGAAGCAGGCGCAGATCCTAACTATTTTGATAGCAATGGAATTTTAAAAGGAGTTAAAAGAGATTTGTTTGAAGGCGGAATTAGAGTACCTATGATTGCAAAATGGAAAGGAAAAATTAAAGAAGGTACTACAACCGATCACATTTCTGCGTTTTGGGATGTTTTTTCAACATTCTCTGAAATTACTGAGAATAAAAAACCAATACAAGTTGACGGAATTTCATTTTTACCAACCTTATTGGGTGAAAATTTAAAGCAAGAAAAACACGATTATTTGTATTGGGAGTTTCACGAATTACAAGGTCGTCAAGCCATCAGAAAAGACAATTGGAAGTTGGTAAAATACAATGTAAAAACGAAAGAAAAATTCTTTTTGTATGATTTAAAATCAGATCCAAGTGAAAGTAATAACCTTGCTGATAAACAACCTGAAAAACTAAAAGAACTGAAAGAAATTTTAGAAAATACCAGAACAGCATCAGAAAATTTCAAATTTTAA
- a CDS encoding sulfatase, with product MMNLRYFLILSTSLFFSCKEKNKEVEAPIKPNILFVLVDDLGIKDLGFTGSTYYETPNIDNLASKSTIFTQGYAGSRVCSPSRATLMTGKFTARHGITDWIGAKTGEDWRDTKRQDKMMPANYVWSLPKEDTTIAESMKANGYKTFFAGKWHLGEEGSYPEDHGFDINIGGFESGSPRGGYFSPFKNPKLENKQDGENLSMRLAKETSNFINQNKETPFFAFLSFYAVHGPIQTNQQKWEKYRDKAENQGIQENGFKMERKLPIRQIQDNPIYGGLVESMDDAVGIVLNQLKESGLDKNTIVIFTSDNGGVSSGDNFSTSNLPFKGGKGYQWEGGIREPYLIYIPWSTSKQKTIEYPVTGADFYPTLLDYANINLIPNQHQDGISLKPILEANQTPKERPLYWHYPHYGNQGGDPSSIIRKGDWKLIHYYEDDSNELYNLKNDPYEQQNIATQNQETTTELYTQLKNWLVSVDAKYPEKDPEFDSEKRANYEKMIREKRFVNLEKERKKMLSKDFSPNKDWWGSKVTKE from the coding sequence ATGATGAATCTAAGGTACTTTTTAATATTATCAACCTCTTTGTTTTTCTCTTGTAAAGAGAAAAACAAAGAGGTTGAGGCTCCAATAAAACCAAATATTCTTTTTGTTCTAGTAGATGATTTAGGTATTAAAGACTTAGGTTTTACAGGAAGCACTTATTATGAAACACCAAACATCGACAATTTAGCATCAAAAAGCACCATTTTTACGCAAGGTTATGCAGGCAGTAGAGTTTGTAGTCCTTCAAGAGCTACCTTAATGACGGGTAAATTTACTGCCAGACATGGCATTACAGATTGGATTGGCGCTAAAACTGGTGAGGACTGGAGAGATACAAAAAGGCAAGATAAAATGATGCCTGCCAACTATGTGTGGAGCTTGCCCAAAGAAGACACTACTATTGCAGAGTCTATGAAAGCGAATGGTTACAAAACTTTTTTTGCCGGCAAATGGCATTTAGGTGAAGAAGGTTCGTATCCAGAAGATCATGGTTTTGATATCAATATTGGTGGTTTTGAAAGTGGTAGTCCAAGAGGAGGTTATTTTTCACCGTTTAAAAATCCAAAACTAGAAAACAAACAAGATGGAGAGAATCTTTCTATGAGGTTAGCAAAAGAAACTTCAAATTTTATCAATCAAAATAAAGAAACTCCATTTTTTGCTTTTTTGTCCTTTTATGCAGTGCATGGCCCTATACAAACCAATCAACAAAAGTGGGAGAAATATAGAGATAAGGCAGAAAATCAAGGTATTCAAGAAAATGGTTTTAAGATGGAGCGAAAATTACCTATTCGTCAAATTCAAGACAATCCTATTTATGGTGGTTTGGTAGAAAGTATGGATGATGCAGTTGGAATTGTTTTAAATCAATTAAAAGAATCAGGTTTAGATAAAAATACGATTGTCATTTTTACATCAGATAATGGAGGTGTTTCTTCTGGTGATAATTTTTCAACTTCAAATTTACCATTTAAAGGAGGAAAAGGCTATCAATGGGAAGGTGGTATCAGAGAGCCTTATTTGATTTATATTCCTTGGAGTACATCAAAACAAAAAACAATTGAGTATCCAGTTACAGGAGCTGATTTTTACCCGACTTTACTAGACTATGCAAACATCAATTTAATTCCGAATCAACATCAAGATGGCATCAGTTTAAAACCAATATTAGAGGCAAACCAAACCCCTAAAGAAAGACCTTTATATTGGCATTATCCACATTATGGGAATCAAGGAGGTGATCCTTCATCGATCATTAGAAAAGGCGATTGGAAACTTATTCATTATTATGAAGATGATAGCAATGAGTTGTACAACTTAAAAAATGATCCTTATGAACAGCAAAATATTGCCACTCAAAATCAAGAAACTACAACAGAATTATACACCCAATTAAAAAATTGGCTTGTAAGTGTTGATGCAAAATATCCAGAAAAAGATCCCGAATTTGATTCTGAAAAAAGAGCCAACTATGAAAAAATGATTCGTGAAAAACGATTCGTAAATCTTGAAAAAGAACGAAAAAAAATGCTTTCAAAAGATTTTAGTCCTAATAAAGATTGGTGGGGAAGTAAAGTAACGAAAGAATGA
- a CDS encoding alpha/beta hydrolase yields MKIIINRLLILVVMGLQGNIKAQNKEIKIWESGVPNTIDAVDYKEIHDIKLDRISKVTQPTLTVFKPKNPNGTSIVIFPGGGYAFLAISKAGYKVAEWLNSLGITAFVLKYRLPSDAIMEDKSIGPLQDAQEAIRYIRRHAEEWNLDADKIGVIGFSAGGHLAATLSTRFDDEVYKVSDNTSAKPDFSMLIYPVISMIDDITHKGSRNKLLGKSPTEETKIKFSTEKQVSTKTPPTFLAHAIDDKGVVVENSLQYLLALKQNQIPAELHVYQNGGHGFGLGKVETSDTWTIQCEAWLRLNTFIKQ; encoded by the coding sequence ATGAAAATAATAATAAATAGGCTGCTAATTTTAGTTGTAATGGGTTTACAAGGAAATATAAAAGCTCAAAACAAAGAAATAAAAATATGGGAATCAGGTGTTCCTAATACTATTGATGCTGTTGATTATAAAGAGATTCATGACATCAAACTAGACAGAATAAGTAAGGTAACCCAACCTACCCTTACGGTTTTTAAACCCAAAAATCCAAATGGAACTTCTATAGTGATTTTTCCTGGTGGTGGTTATGCTTTTTTAGCTATTTCTAAAGCAGGTTATAAAGTTGCAGAATGGTTGAACTCTCTTGGTATTACAGCTTTTGTTTTAAAATACAGATTACCAAGCGATGCCATTATGGAAGATAAATCAATTGGGCCTTTGCAAGATGCACAGGAAGCCATACGATACATCAGGCGACATGCCGAAGAATGGAATTTGGACGCTGATAAAATAGGCGTGATTGGATTTTCAGCTGGGGGTCATTTGGCAGCCACTTTGTCAACGCGTTTTGATGATGAAGTTTATAAAGTTTCTGACAACACCAGTGCAAAACCTGACTTTTCAATGTTAATTTATCCTGTTATTTCTATGATAGATGACATCACTCATAAAGGTTCAAGAAATAAGTTACTTGGGAAATCACCCACAGAAGAAACGAAAATCAAGTTTTCAACTGAAAAGCAAGTCAGTACCAAAACACCTCCAACTTTTTTAGCACATGCCATAGATGATAAAGGCGTGGTAGTTGAAAATAGTCTTCAATATTTACTAGCTTTAAAGCAAAACCAAATTCCTGCTGAGCTACATGTCTATCAAAATGGAGGACACGGATTTGGTTTGGGAAAAGTAGAAACTAGTGATACCTGGACAATACAATGCGAAGCTTGGCTTCGATTAAATACATTCATAAAACAATAA
- a CDS encoding glycoside hydrolase family 2 TIM barrel-domain containing protein → MKISHIILLLLVVSIISCQEKMIEKPIYSAEKWENPEWENPNIFEINREKPTASFYKYTDEKTALENESWQNSSLYKSLNGTWDFYYADSVNARPTDFYKNDFSLKGWDKIEVPSNWEMKGFGIPVYTNIKYMFPANPPYIPHNINNNGSYKREFEIPENWTEKDILLHFAGVSGAMYVWVNGEFVGYNEGSKTMAEFDISKVVKPGKNSIAVQVMRWSDASYMEDQDFWRLSGIERDVYVYASEKISLKDFRVVADLENNYKDGAFNLTLEVDNNSNMLSEKKIDIRLFDNDFEIFSDSQTSSLNIGNNAIFFKKSIKNIKPWSAEKPNLYTLVITVNGESTAVKVGFRSVEIKNSQFLVNGKPVLIKGVNLHDHDENTGHVVSEELTLKDLKLMKANNINAIRTSHYPKNPFFYRLADKYGFYVVDEANIETHGMGVTQDIKKDPKKAENHPAHLPEWKAAHLDRTERMFERDKNYPSIVTWSLGNEAANGENFVATYNWLKEHDATRAVQYEGAVGHENSDIEAPMYWSIQRMKKYVDEGGKKPLIQCEYAHAMGNSLGNLQDYWDVIEAYPSMQGGFIWDWVDQGILTQNDKGEDFWAYGGDLGGAELQNDNNFCLNGIVNPDRTAHPALFEAQKVFQYIKFNDTDVKNGNIEIKNIYDFTNLNEFDFYWSLLENGLEVSSGNIDDLNLESYQSKMITLEIPELANASSAYHLNVYAKLKESQPLLEKGYIVAYEQFQLQRGSFLPILTNNGSELKTERNNTVLTVSNDNLKAEFNTETGVLSSLDFGNGSILKEGITPNFWRATTDNDFGFKMPNKLGIWKKATENQKLLSIKEISKNNTIAVDVKYELPSAKKAELSMSYVFHKNGTIEVHTSFDNKNNNLPVLPRFGNNFIINKEFDQVNWLGKGPFENYQDRNTAALVGNYKATVSDLYFPYIRPQENGYKTENRWVTFTNDTGEGIKITAPKYFGFSAHNQYNSDFDAGKTKQQRHTTDIPKRDFISINIDHQQMGVGGDNSWGAMPLKEYRIPAEKMSYSYTISKIKNE, encoded by the coding sequence ATGAAAATAAGTCATATTATCCTATTACTTTTAGTAGTAAGCATCATTTCATGTCAAGAAAAAATGATTGAAAAACCTATTTACAGCGCTGAAAAATGGGAAAATCCAGAATGGGAAAATCCCAATATTTTTGAAATTAATAGAGAGAAACCAACTGCCTCATTTTATAAGTATACAGATGAAAAAACAGCTTTAGAAAATGAAAGCTGGCAAAATTCATCCTTGTATAAATCATTGAATGGAACCTGGGATTTTTATTACGCAGACAGTGTAAATGCAAGACCTACAGATTTTTATAAAAATGATTTTAGTCTAAAAGGTTGGGATAAAATTGAAGTACCATCAAACTGGGAAATGAAAGGATTTGGCATACCTGTATATACCAATATCAAATATATGTTTCCAGCAAATCCGCCTTATATTCCTCACAACATCAACAATAATGGAAGTTATAAAAGAGAGTTCGAAATTCCCGAAAATTGGACAGAAAAAGACATTCTTTTACATTTTGCAGGTGTAAGTGGTGCTATGTATGTTTGGGTAAATGGCGAATTTGTTGGCTATAATGAAGGCAGTAAAACAATGGCTGAATTCGATATTTCTAAAGTGGTAAAACCAGGGAAAAATTCAATAGCAGTTCAAGTGATGCGTTGGTCTGATGCCAGTTATATGGAAGATCAAGACTTTTGGAGATTATCTGGTATTGAACGTGATGTGTACGTATATGCATCAGAAAAAATAAGTTTAAAAGATTTTAGAGTAGTAGCAGATCTTGAAAACAATTATAAAGACGGCGCTTTTAATTTGACGTTAGAGGTAGATAACAATTCTAATATGCTGTCAGAAAAAAAGATAGATATACGTTTATTTGATAACGATTTTGAAATCTTTTCTGATAGCCAAACAAGTAGTTTAAACATTGGGAACAATGCGATTTTTTTTAAAAAATCCATCAAAAATATAAAACCTTGGAGTGCAGAAAAACCGAATTTATACACTTTAGTAATTACAGTAAATGGCGAATCTACAGCTGTAAAAGTTGGATTTAGATCTGTAGAAATTAAAAACAGCCAGTTTTTAGTCAATGGAAAACCGGTGTTAATTAAAGGTGTAAACTTACACGATCATGATGAGAATACAGGTCATGTGGTGAGCGAAGAATTAACGCTAAAGGATTTAAAATTGATGAAAGCCAATAACATAAATGCCATTAGAACCAGTCATTATCCTAAAAATCCATTCTTTTATAGATTGGCAGACAAATATGGTTTTTATGTAGTTGATGAAGCTAATATAGAAACGCATGGAATGGGTGTGACCCAAGATATTAAAAAAGATCCTAAAAAAGCCGAAAATCATCCTGCCCATTTGCCGGAATGGAAAGCAGCGCATTTAGATCGAACTGAGCGTATGTTTGAACGTGATAAAAATTATCCAAGTATTGTAACCTGGTCTTTAGGAAATGAAGCTGCCAATGGTGAAAATTTCGTCGCGACATATAATTGGTTAAAAGAGCATGATGCCACAAGAGCAGTGCAATATGAAGGCGCTGTTGGTCATGAAAATTCCGACATCGAAGCGCCAATGTATTGGAGCATTCAACGTATGAAAAAATATGTGGATGAAGGTGGCAAAAAACCGTTAATTCAATGTGAATATGCCCATGCAATGGGAAATAGTTTAGGGAACTTACAAGATTATTGGGATGTGATTGAAGCATATCCATCTATGCAAGGTGGTTTTATTTGGGATTGGGTAGATCAAGGGATTTTAACTCAAAATGATAAAGGAGAAGATTTCTGGGCTTATGGAGGAGATCTTGGAGGTGCTGAATTGCAAAATGATAACAACTTCTGTTTAAACGGAATTGTAAATCCTGATAGAACTGCTCATCCAGCATTGTTTGAAGCTCAAAAAGTTTTTCAGTATATAAAATTTAATGATACAGATGTCAAAAACGGAAACATCGAAATCAAAAATATCTATGACTTTACTAATTTAAATGAATTTGATTTTTATTGGAGTTTGTTAGAAAATGGTTTAGAAGTAAGTTCTGGCAACATCGATGACTTAAATTTAGAGTCTTATCAATCTAAAATGATAACCCTAGAAATTCCAGAATTAGCAAATGCATCTAGCGCTTATCATTTAAATGTGTATGCGAAATTAAAAGAGAGTCAACCTTTACTAGAAAAAGGATACATTGTAGCTTACGAACAATTTCAATTACAAAGAGGGTCTTTTTTACCAATTTTAACCAACAACGGTTCTGAGTTAAAAACAGAGCGAAACAATACTGTTTTAACAGTATCTAATGATAATCTAAAAGCTGAATTTAATACAGAAACAGGAGTGCTTTCTTCTCTCGATTTTGGAAATGGGTCTATTTTAAAAGAAGGAATTACGCCTAATTTTTGGAGAGCAACCACAGACAACGATTTTGGCTTTAAAATGCCAAATAAATTAGGTATTTGGAAAAAAGCGACTGAAAATCAAAAGTTACTTTCGATAAAAGAAATATCTAAAAACAATACGATTGCGGTAGATGTAAAATATGAATTGCCATCAGCCAAAAAAGCAGAACTAAGTATGAGTTATGTGTTTCATAAAAACGGAACGATAGAAGTGCACACTTCTTTTGATAATAAAAATAACAATCTTCCAGTTTTACCAAGATTTGGTAATAATTTCATCATCAATAAAGAATTTGATCAGGTAAATTGGTTGGGTAAAGGTCCGTTCGAAAATTACCAAGATAGAAATACCGCAGCTTTGGTGGGTAACTATAAAGCAACTGTTTCAGATTTATATTTTCCATACATCAGACCTCAAGAAAATGGGTATAAAACAGAAAATCGTTGGGTAACTTTTACCAATGATACAGGCGAAGGGATAAAAATTACAGCTCCAAAGTATTTCGGATTTAGCGCTCACAACCAATACAACTCAGATTTTGACGCTGGAAAAACAAAACAACAAAGGCATACTACAGATATTCCTAAAAGAGACTTTATAAGCATCAATATAGACCATCAACAAATGGGCGTTGGAGGTGATAACAGTTGGGGTGCAATGCCGCTTAAAGAATATCGAATTCCTGCAGAAAAAATGTCGTATTCATATACAATTTCAAAAATAAAGAATGAGTAA
- a CDS encoding glycoside hydrolase family 16 protein, with translation MSKKQVSLLFLSLATILSLIGSKNTSEIKEVNPFKPDNRPPKQEIDGYRLVFNDEFNHEGPMKEEYWRAETGFRRNNEHQWYQSENGFCKDGRLIITAKKEKVKNPNYTENSSSWKESREYAEYTSASFITKKEYHQKYDSIMMIMRAKLPLKSGGEEDYGVWPAFWTTGAGAWPHGGEIDIMEYYNGRMMANFAYKGQGKVEWSGNKEENATNSYIKNIIEGKAIGFKADKEWLQKYHIWKLISNGKFLSVYLDDVFMSRIALDTKNKDTSKLEYPYKGNTCNFWINLAFGGNPHPDAEQLAKTTFPRQYEIDYARIYTMKNE, from the coding sequence ATGAGTAAAAAGCAAGTTTCCTTACTATTTTTAAGTCTAGCAACAATTTTATCCCTAATTGGCAGTAAAAATACTTCTGAAATTAAAGAAGTAAACCCTTTTAAACCAGATAATCGTCCTCCAAAACAAGAAATTGACGGATATCGTTTGGTTTTTAATGATGAATTTAATCATGAAGGTCCAATGAAAGAAGAATATTGGAGAGCTGAAACAGGATTTAGAAGAAATAATGAGCATCAATGGTATCAGAGCGAAAATGGATTTTGTAAAGATGGTAGGTTGATTATTACTGCTAAAAAAGAAAAAGTAAAGAACCCAAACTATACAGAAAATAGTTCGAGCTGGAAAGAAAGCAGAGAATACGCTGAATATACGTCTGCAAGTTTCATCACAAAAAAAGAATATCATCAAAAGTACGATTCTATTATGATGATTATGAGAGCAAAACTCCCATTAAAATCAGGAGGAGAAGAAGATTATGGGGTTTGGCCAGCATTTTGGACTACTGGTGCAGGTGCTTGGCCTCATGGAGGTGAAATTGATATTATGGAATATTACAATGGACGAATGATGGCAAATTTTGCATACAAGGGTCAAGGTAAAGTTGAATGGAGTGGTAATAAAGAAGAAAATGCCACGAACTCGTATATAAAAAACATCATTGAAGGAAAAGCAATAGGTTTTAAAGCTGATAAAGAATGGTTGCAAAAATATCATATTTGGAAATTGATTAGTAATGGTAAATTTTTATCCGTTTATTTAGATGATGTTTTTATGTCTAGAATAGCGTTAGACACCAAAAATAAAGACACCTCAAAACTAGAATATCCATACAAAGGAAATACCTGTAATTTTTGGATCAATTTAGCGTTTGGTGGTAATCCACATCCCGATGCAGAACAGCTGGCAAAAACAACTTTTCCTCGTCAATATGAAATTGATTATGCACGAATTTATACGATGAAGAATGAATAG
- a CDS encoding sialate O-acetylesterase: MNSLHKLLKSGLLISLFILVSCQEKGKHVFILSGQSNMVRMNPKLSFTPKLEAEFGKENIIVVKDAMGAQPISRWYKNWKSPKGDLANITGDLYDRLMTKVSDSIKNQQIASITFIWMQGERDARMEFASVYEESLLGIYQQLSTDLNRSDINFIIGRLSDFDMENKKWPHWTKIRDIQEKVGNSNSNFKWVNTDDLNTGLDNNGKEVTDDLHLSAEGYKILGTRFAEESINLINKKE; the protein is encoded by the coding sequence ATGAATAGCTTACACAAACTCTTAAAATCGGGATTATTAATTTCATTGTTTATATTGGTTTCTTGCCAAGAAAAAGGAAAACACGTATTTATTCTTTCAGGACAATCTAATATGGTAAGGATGAATCCCAAATTGTCTTTTACTCCTAAGTTAGAAGCTGAGTTTGGAAAAGAAAATATTATTGTGGTTAAAGACGCTATGGGAGCACAACCAATTTCAAGATGGTATAAAAACTGGAAATCACCTAAAGGAGATTTGGCAAATATTACTGGTGATTTATATGATAGATTGATGACAAAGGTTTCAGATTCTATTAAAAATCAACAGATAGCATCTATTACATTTATTTGGATGCAAGGTGAACGTGATGCAAGAATGGAGTTTGCAAGTGTCTATGAAGAAAGTTTACTGGGTATTTATCAGCAATTATCAACCGATTTAAACAGAAGTGACATCAATTTTATCATAGGACGATTGAGTGATTTTGACATGGAAAATAAGAAATGGCCTCATTGGACAAAAATTAGAGATATTCAAGAGAAAGTAGGTAATTCAAACTCAAATTTCAAGTGGGTAAATACGGATGATTTAAACACAGGATTAGACAATAATGGAAAAGAAGTTACAGACGATTTGCATTTATCAGCAGAAGGCTATAAGATTTTAGGAACACGTTTTGCTGAAGAATCTATCAACTTGATTAACAAAAAGGAGTAA
- a CDS encoding sodium:solute symporter family transporter: MECGLPIYITGVFNQYIIQRTLAAKSLKEAQKGILFVAGLKLVIPLIVVIPGIAAYVMVNDPEIMARLGMAGLENLPSAEQADKAYPWLLQFLLTGLKGVAFAALAAAIVSSLASMLNSTSTIFTMDIYKQYINKTASDKATVNMGRISAGVALLIACIMAPLLGNLDQVFQFIQEYTGVVSPGIWAVFMLGLFWKKTTNKGAIVGALVSIPIAMYFKVSPKGWSTSSIFVDVPFMDQMGYTLILTMIVIAFVSYFQHKGADDEKRIDISRALFKTSPLFNIGSFAIMLILVVLYSVFWN; encoded by the coding sequence GTGGAATGTGGGTTGCCAATTTATATTACTGGGGTTTTTAATCAATACATCATTCAAAGAACTTTAGCTGCAAAATCTTTAAAGGAAGCACAAAAAGGAATTTTATTTGTAGCTGGTTTAAAATTAGTAATTCCGTTAATTGTTGTAATTCCTGGAATTGCAGCGTATGTGATGGTCAATGACCCAGAAATTATGGCAAGATTAGGGATGGCTGGTTTAGAGAATTTACCAAGTGCAGAACAAGCCGATAAAGCATATCCATGGTTATTACAATTTTTACTAACAGGATTAAAAGGAGTTGCGTTTGCAGCTTTAGCCGCAGCTATTGTTTCTTCTTTAGCTTCGATGTTGAACTCAACCTCTACCATTTTTACCATGGATATTTACAAACAATACATCAATAAAACAGCAAGTGATAAGGCCACAGTAAATATGGGTAGAATTTCTGCGGGTGTCGCTTTGTTAATCGCATGTATTATGGCGCCTTTATTAGGAAATTTAGATCAAGTATTTCAATTTATTCAAGAATATACGGGTGTGGTAAGTCCAGGAATTTGGGCAGTGTTTATGCTAGGATTGTTCTGGAAGAAAACAACCAACAAAGGAGCAATCGTTGGAGCATTAGTTTCTATTCCAATTGCGATGTATTTTAAAGTTTCACCTAAAGGATGGTCTACTAGCTCAATTTTTGTAGATGTGCCGTTTATGGATCAAATGGGCTATACTTTGATATTAACAATGATTGTGATTGCATTCGTAAGTTACTTTCAACATAAAGGAGCAGATGACGAAAAAAGGATTGACATATCAAGAGCCTTGTTTAAAACAAGTCCGTTATTTAATATTGGTTCGTTTGCAATTATGCTGATTTTGGTAGTATTGTATAGTGTATTTTGGAATTAA